In the genome of Meles meles chromosome 4, mMelMel3.1 paternal haplotype, whole genome shotgun sequence, one region contains:
- the SLITRK3 gene encoding SLIT and NTRK-like protein 3: MMKPSIAEMLHRGRMLWIILLSTIALGWTTPIPLIEDSEEIDEPCFDPCYCEVKESLFHIHCDSKGFTNISQITEFWSRPFKLYLQRNSMRKLYTNSFLHLNNAVSINLGNNALQDIQSGAFNGLKILKRLYLHENKLDIFRNDTFLGLESLEYLQADYNVIKRIENGAFRNLSKLRVLILNDNLIPMLPTNLFKAVSLTHLDLRGNRLKVLFYRGMLDHIGRSLMELQLEENPWNCTCEIVQLKSWLERIPYTALVGDITCETPFHFHGKDLREIRKTELCPLLSDSEVEASLGIPHLSSSKENAWPTKPSSMLSSVHFTASSVEYKSSNKQPKPTKQPRTPRPPSTSQALYPGPNQPPIAPYQTRPPIPIICPTGCTCNLHINDLGLTVNCKERGFNNISELLPRPLNAKKLYLSSNLIQKIYRSDFWNFSSLDLLHLGNNRISYVQDGAFINLPNLKSLFLNGNDIEKLTPGMFRGLQSLHYLYFEFNVIREIQPAAFSLMPNLKLLFLNNNLLRTLPTDAFAGTSLARLNLRKNYFLYLPVAGVLEHLNAIVQIDLNENPWDCTCDLVPFKQWIETISSVSVVGDVLCRSPENLTHRDVRTIELEVLCPEMLHIPPAGASPAQSGDSHLAGGPTSASPYEFSPPGGPVPLSVLILSLLVLFFSAVFVAAGLFAYVLRRRRKKLPFRSKRQEGVDLTGIQMQCHRLFEDGGGGGGGSGGGGRPTLSSPEKAPPVGHVYEYIPHPVTQMCNNPIYKPREEEEAAVSSVQEAGNAERGGSGTQPPGIGEVLLGSEQFAETPKENHSNYRTLLEKEKEWALAVSSSQLNTIVTVNHHHPHPHHPAVGGVSGVVAGTGGDLAGFRHHEKNGGVVLFPPGGGCGGGSMLLDRERPQPAPCTVGFVDCLYGTVPKLKELHVHPPGMQYPDLQQDARLKETLLFSAGKGFTDHQTQKSDYLELRAKLQTKPDYLEVLEKTTYRF, translated from the coding sequence ATGATGAAACCTTCCATAGCTGAGATGCTTCACAGAGGGAGGATGTTGTGGATAATTCTTCTAAGCACAATTGCTCTAGGATGGACTACCCCGATTCCCCTGATAGAGGACTCAGAGGAAATAGATGAGCCCTGTTTTGATCCGTGCTACTGTGAAGTTAAAGAAAGCCTCTTTCATATACATTGTGACAGCAAAGGATTTACAAATATTAGTCAGATTACTGAGTTCTGGTCAAGACCTTTTAAACTGTATCTGCAAAGGAATTCAATGAGGAAATTGTACACCAACAGTTTTCTTCATTTGAACAACGCTGTGTCCATTAACCTTGGGAACAATGCATTGCAGGACATTCAATCAGGAGCTTTCAATGGTCTTAAGATTTTAAAGAGGTTATATCTACATGAAAACAAACTAGACATCTTCAGAAATGACACCTTCCTTGGCTTGGAAAGTCTGGAATATCTGCAGGCAGATTACAATGTCATTAAACGTATTGAGAATGGGGCATTTCGGAACCTAAGTAAATTGAGGGTTCTGATTTTAAATGATAATCTCATCCCCATGCTTCCAACCAATTTATTTAAGGCTGTCTCCTTAACCCATTTGGACCTACGTGGAAACAGGTTAAAGGTTCTTTTCTACCGAGGAATGTTAGACCACATTGGCAGAAGCCTGATGGAGCTCCAGCTGGAAGAAAATCCCTGGAACTGTACATGTGAGATAGTGCAATTGAAGAGCTGGCTGGAGCGCATTCCTTACACCGCCCTGGTGGGAGACATTACCTGTGAGACCCCGTTCCACTTCCATGGAAAGGACCTGCGAGAAATCAGGAAGACGGAACTCTGTCCCCTGTTGTCCGACTCTGAGGTGGAGGCTAGTTTGGGGATTCCCCACTTGTCATCAAGCAAGGAGAACGCATGGCCAACTAAGCCTTCCTCAATgttgtcttctgtccattttactGCTTCTTCTGTTGAATATAAGTCCTCAAATAAACAGCCTAAGCCCACCAAACAGCCCCGAACACCAAGGCCACCTTCCACATCCCAAGCTTTATACCCCGGTCCAAATCAACCTCCTATTGCTCCTTACCAGACCAGACCACCCATTCCCATTATATGTCCTACTGGGTGTACTTGTAATTTACACATCAACGACCTTGGCTTGACTGTCAACTGCAAAGAGCGAGGATTTAATAACATTTCTGAACTTCTTCCAAGGCCACTGAATGCCAAGAAACTTTACCTGAGTAGCAATCTGATTCAGAAAATATACCGTTCTGATTTTTGGAATTTCTCCTCCCTGGATCTCTTGCATCTGGGGAACAATCGTATTTCTTATGTCCAGGATGGAGCCTTCATCAACCTGCCCAACCTAAAGAGCCTCTTTCTCAATGGCAACGATATTGAGAAGCTGACACCGGGCATGTTCCGAGGCCTACAGAGTTTGCATTACTTGTACTTTGAGTTCAATGTCATCCGAGAAATCCAGCCTGCAGCCTTCAGCCTCATGCCCAACTTGAAGCTGCTATTCCTCAACAATAACTTGCTGAGGACCCTGCCAACAGACGCGTTTGCAGGCACATCCCTGGCCCGGCTTAACCTGAGGAAGAACTACTTCCTCTACCTTCCTGTGGCTGGTGTCCTAGAACACTTGAATGCCATTGTCCAGATAGACCTCAATGAGAATCCTTGGGACTGTACCTGTGACCTGGTCCCCTTCAAACAGTGGATTGAAACCATCAGCTCAGTCAGTGTAGTGGGTGATGTGCTTTGCAGGAGCCCTGAGAACCTCACCCATCGTGATGTACGCACGATTGAGCTGGAAGTTCTCTGCCCAGAGATGCTGCACATCCCACCAGCTGGAGCATCCCCAGCCCAGTCTGGAGATTCTCACCTTGCTGGGGGGCCAACGAGTGCATCACCTTATGAGTTCTCGCCCCCTGGGGGCCCCGTGCCACTTTCTGTGTTGATTCTCAGcctgctggttctttttttttctgcagtcTTTGTTGCTGCAGGCCTCTTTGCCTATGTGCTCCGACGGCGCCGGAAGAAGCTGCCCTTTAGAAGCAAGAGGCAAGAAGGTGTGGACCTTACTGGCATCCAGATGCAATGCCACCGGCTTTTTGAGGATGGTGGAGGTGGCGGAGGTGGaagtggaggtgggggcagaCCCACTCTTTCCTCCCCAGAGAAGGCTCCTCCTGTGGGTCACGTATATGAGTACATCCCCCACCCAGTTACCCAGATGTGCAACAACCCCATCTATAAGCCtcgagaggaggaggaggcagctgtTTCATCAGTCCAGGAGGCAGGGAATGCAGAACGAGGGGGTTCTGGGACACAACCACCAGGAATAGGTGAGGTTCTCCTAGGAAGTGAGCAGTTTGCTGAGACACCCAAGGAGAACCACAGCAACTACCGGACCttgctggagaaagaaaaggagtggGCCCTGGCAGTGTCCAGCTCCCAGCTCAACACCATAGTGACGGTGAATCACCATCACCCTCACCCTCACCATCCAGCGGTTGGTGGGGTTTCAGGGGTAGTAGCAGGAACTGGGGGAGACTTGGCTGGGTTCCGCCACCATGAGAAGAATGGTGGGGTGGTGCTGTTTCCTCCTGGGGGAGGCTGTGGTGGTGGCAGTATGCTACTAGACCGAGAGAGGCCACAACCAGCCCCCTGCACAGTGGGATTCGTGGATTGTCTCTATGGCACAGTGCCCAAATTAAAGGAACTGCACGTCCACCCTCCTGGCATGCAATACCCAGACTTACAGCAAGATGCCAGGCTCAAAGAAACCCTTCTCTTCTCAGCTGGAAAGGGCTTCACAGACCACCAAACCCAAAAAAGTGATTACCTCGAGTTAAGGGCCAAACTTCAAACCAAGCCGGATTACCTCGAAGTCCTGGAGAAGACAACATATAGGTTctaa